The following proteins come from a genomic window of Alnus glutinosa chromosome 10, dhAlnGlut1.1, whole genome shotgun sequence:
- the LOC133880323 gene encoding thioredoxin-like protein CITRX, chloroplastic, translating to MAFLHIHTPPHSITTLSFHSPPPLRFSLPHSTLKTHQQNSLFSTTTTTKNTPFSLSIHPRKLLCQPPRGKHVREDYLVKKLSAQEVQELVKGERNVPIIIDFYATWCGPCILMAQELEMLAVEYEQNALIVKVDTDDEYEFARDMQVRGLPTLFFISPDPSKDAIRTEGLIPIQMMRDIIDNEM from the exons ATGGCTTTCCTCCATATCCACACGCCACCTCATAGCATAACCACCCTCTCATTCCATTCCCCACCACCTCTTCGCTTCTCTCTTCCTCACTCCACCTTGAAAACCCACCAACAAAATTCGCTCTTTTCCACTACCACAACTACCAAGAACACACCTTTCTCACTCTCAATACACCCAAGAAAGTTGCTTTGCCAACCCCCTCGTGGCAAGCATGTCAGAGAAGACTATCTTGTG AAGAAGTTATCAGCCCAGGAGGTTCAAGAGCTGGTAAAGGGGGAAAGAAATGTACCCATTATCATTGATTTCTATGCAACGTGGTGTGGACCCTGTATTTTGATGGCTCAAGAACTCGAAATG CTTGCTGTGGAGTATGAGCAAAATGCATTGATTGTTAAGGTTGATACAGATGATGAGTATGAATTTGCACGTGACATGCAG GTCAGAGGCTTGCCAACACTGTTTTTTATTAGTCCAGATCCAAGTAAAGATGCAATCCGGACTGAAGGGCTTATCCCAATCCAGATGATGAGGGATATAATTGATAATGAGATGTGA
- the LOC133880443 gene encoding trihelix transcription factor ENAP2: MDKEINQETTPPPPPPSLLPNNNTTTTTKEDSPRKPFTGGGGGGGGGGGDRLKRDEWSEGAVSSLLEAYESKWVLRNRAKLKGHDWEDVAHYVSSRANCAKSPKTQTQCKNKIESMKKRYRSESSTADASSWPLYTRLDLLLRGNGPLQAPTPTPTPPLPPSPPRLPPSAAPLMLLEPSLAAVQPPPPPPAPPPLVGTAQNSHGSNGIERVAKEDGEGTKLSDQVSDKNQLETDSSTPALYSDKEKSRSKKMKMKMAEKKKRRRREELEIADSIRWLAEVVVRSEQARMETMREIERMRVEAEAKRGEMDLKRTEILANTQLEIARLFAGINGKGVDSSLRIGRS, encoded by the exons ATGGACAAAGAAATTAACCAAGAAActactcctcctcctcctcctccatctCTCCTTCCTAACAAtaacaccaccaccaccaccaaggAAGACTCCCCGAGAAAACCATTTACCGGCGGTGGAGGTGGGGGTGGCGGTGGCGGCGGTGATAGGTTGAAAAGAGATGAGTGGAGTGAAGGGGCAGTTTCAAGCCTTCTTGAAGCCTATGAATCCAAATGGGTTCTCAGAAACCGCGCCAAGCTCAAGGGGCATGACTGGGAAGATGTTGCACACTATGTCTCGTCGCGTGCCAATTGTGCCAAGTCGCCCAAGACACAGACACAGTGCAAGAACAAGATTGAGTCAATGAAGAAAAGGTACCGCTCAGAGTCTTCCACTGCTGATGCCTCCTCATGGCCTCTGTACACACGTCTTGACCTTTTGCTCCGCGGAAATGGACCCCTTCAAGCTCCCACCCCGACCCCGACTCCGCCGCTGCCTCCTTCTCCTCCTCGTCTGCCTCCGTCTGCAGCTCCTTTAATGTTGCTAGAGCCATCCCTGGCAGCCGTGCAACCACCACCTCCGCCTCCGGCTCCTCCTCCGCTAGTTGGAACCGCTCAAAACTCGCACGGATCCAATGGTATTGAAAGGGTTGCCAAG GAAGATGGAGAAGGAACCAAACTATCCGACCAAGTGTCAGACAAGAACCAGTTGGAGACAGACAGTAGCACGCCGGCCCTTTACAGTGACAAGGAAAAATCGAGGTCgaaaaagatgaagatgaaaatggcggagaagaagaagaggcggAGAAGGGAAGAGTTGGAAATAGCAGACAGCATACGATGGCTGGCAGAAGTAGTGGTGAGGTCAGAGCAAGCGAGGATGGAGACGATGAGGGAAATAGAGAGAATGAGAGTCGAAGCTGAGGCAAAGAGAGGAGAAATGGATCTCAAGAGAACAGAGATTCTTGCTAATACCCAGTTGGAGATTGCTAGGCTCTTTGCAGGCATTAATGGCAAAGGTGTTGATTCTTCATTAAGGATTGGAAGAAGCTAG